A stretch of the Theileria equi strain WA chromosome 1, complete sequence genome encodes the following:
- a CDS encoding hypothetical protein (encoded by transcript BEWA_022930A), producing the protein MFNVEKRRMENVYSVSSSVKRARDSVDIEDETPTTSTSLDSLHAKFARNGESPKESRTEDTWEFSTNGSPLDKASEMPVKPPFKEVGNTAINSGIGNNADVSTPSLPLSIDTHALPGFSTKFPSGESQKLLDKTTPLVKDHSPSYIFPTSYNTPDYTSNDALNDTLEDFVNDEDVPAFERQRQAIDSSIAATEGTLGRNTQKISSKLTEKGYRDSLMEAYRNISREVSRDPLYPPLSILSKRRGRLEMPSKNSHRGIPSSAQEQPLDYASRDANSLRQYTPYPERPSMEHEEASAPTTRQNGSRINVNMNEISMESTSRSSVFRIPVTIQDEMSEAQAEFTDEVADANADKGTGTDADIDNVQEKEVRPTGGCGHDCLSLPMEDNMIEITSIYDLILDMRFCSLQLPIPNDFTGSREFILETNESSSITNYDICYDEDLGSNFVMAEPFRFFCKVHITFDKDGEYWCCCYYDASGNYVQKRFNTADIDFNTAQMLANRCRDAAEKTFHSIWILKHKSLLERPIPDGLAESFVHTVNSINECVNNEDCIVCCADKIQRILQDR; encoded by the coding sequence GCGCGGAATGGAGAATCACCTAAAGAGAGCAGGACGGAAGACACATGGGAATTTTCTACAAATGGCTCACCACTCGATAAAGCGTCAGAAATGCCTGTGAAACCTCCATTTAAGGAAGTAGGGAATACCGCCATTAACTCAGGTATTGGCAACAATGCGGACGTGTCAACACCAAGCCTGCCATTAAGCATAGACACGCATGCATTGCCTGGTTTTTCTACCAAATTTCCCTCTGGAGAATCACAAAAGCTTTTGGATAAGACAACTCCCCTTGTAAAGGATCATTCACCAAGTTATATATTTCCTACATCATACAATACACCAGACTATACATCTAATGATGCGCTAAATGACACACTTGAGGATTTTGttaatgatgaagatgtaCCAGCCTTTGAGCGCCAAAGGCAAGCCATAGATTCTAGTATTGCAGCCACAGAAGGAACATTAGGACGCAATACCCAAAAAATTTCCTCAAAGTTAACTGAAAAGGGATATAGGGATTCTCTAATGGAGGCTTACAGGAATATATCTAGGGAAGTTTCCAGGGATCCGCTTTATCCACCACtttctattttatcaaagAGACGTGGACGTTTGGAGATGCCCAGTAAAAATTCCCACAGAGGAATCCCCAGTTCAGCTCAAGAACAACCACTTGATTACGCTTCAAGGGACGCTAATTCTTTGCGACAATATACGCCATATCCGGAGCGACCCTCTATGGAGCATGAAGAAGCCTCTGCACCCACCACTAGACAGAATGGTTCTCGCATAAATGTGAACATGAATGAGATAAGTATGGAGAGCACGTCTAGATCCAGTGTCTTTAGAATTCCAGTTACAATACAGGATGAAATGTCTGAAGCACAAGCAGAGTTCACAGACGAAGTTGCTGATGCAAATGCAGACAAAGGTACAGGCACCGATGCAGATATTGACAATGTACAAGAAAAAGAGGTTAGACCGACAGGTGGTTGTGGGCATGACTGTTTGTCGCTCCCCATGGAGGATAACATGATTGAAATCACAAGCATTTACGATTTAATTTTGGACATGCGATTCTGTAGTTTACAACTTCCAATTCCAAATGATTTTACCGGATCGCGGGAATTCATCCTGGAGACGAACGAATCTTCTAGCATCACAAATTACGACATTTGTTATGATGAGGATTTGGGTAGTAACTTTGTGATGGCTGAACCCTTTAGATTTTTCTGCAAGGTTCATATAACTTTTGATAAGGATGGGGAATACTGGTGTTGTTGTTACTACGATGCCAGCGGTAATTATGTACAAAAGAGATTTAATACAGCGGACATTGACTTTAACACTGCGCAGATGCTAGCGAATCGTTGTAGGGATGCGGCGGAAAAGACGTTTCATTCcatttggattttaaaGCATAAATCGCTGCTTGAAAGGCCGATTCCAGACGGTCTTGCGGAGTCATTTGTCCATACCGTAAACAGTATAAACGAATGTGTGAATAATGAAGATTGTATAGTGTGTTGTGCAGATAAGATTCAGAGGATCCTACAGGATCGATAA